A genomic window from Candidatus Andeanibacterium colombiense includes:
- a CDS encoding TonB-dependent receptor — protein sequence MSVRLTPRALRIGAANIAVATSLVFGTAAFAQDGTAPAADEGGIHEIVVTAQFKSQDVQTAPLAITAVDAQTMEARSQTNVQDVAQRAPSVSFSAGGQGGGAQTAAVNIRGIGQSDFQFPNEPGVGIYIDDVYYGISFGTAFDLVDLDRVEILRGPQGTLSGKNSIGGSIKLFSRKPTDDPDAYVEMTAGSFDRIGIKAATNVTIVPDKLYVRLTGIGKYVDGYVKRLDYECATGNAAPGGTFATSDDKCVIGTEGGQKVLAGRAAVRWIVNDRIENNLVADVTRDRSEASPAKAIYLPASATGGVDYMTGPHDYTNYSTYTGYPGTDQQYTLDAISYLNSWGVSNNLAIELTDDLKLTSITAFRHADGQSAWDGDNSPVNLANNWSTFDHDQFTQELRLSATLGNLADITVGGYYYDAHSHVGGRVNVGAAGLDFVSHDPFDQTSKSVFAHGVLHVTDRFNLTGGLRYTKEDKTYTFSRTSPIAGVPTDFRVAALDGQEKGFSGDRIDWRVAADYEVLDDIRLYGQVSTGFKGGGVNPRPYYVEQLVPYEQETATSYEAGIKTMLFDRKLRLNGAYYHTDYNNYQGQVSICHDITPSYLWGTPGDLCAATRNIGNAKIDGFEVEFEAQPVKGFSIDGSASYTDFRFTESLLPGSGIIPGVTKAPFVPKWKYALGAQYQIDLGDKFGSLTPRLDWTWQSKMQSNIPNNVPDYLLGEVEARGLLNARLTYRSPEDDWEVALAVTNVTDKFYYVTKYDRVVQSGNAYGMPGRPREFMLSVKRNF from the coding sequence ATGTCCGTAAGGCTAACGCCGCGCGCGCTGCGCATTGGTGCCGCAAATATTGCCGTGGCCACTTCGCTGGTATTCGGCACTGCCGCTTTCGCGCAGGACGGTACCGCGCCGGCCGCCGATGAAGGCGGCATCCACGAGATCGTCGTCACCGCCCAGTTCAAGAGCCAGGACGTCCAGACGGCTCCGCTCGCGATCACCGCGGTCGATGCGCAGACGATGGAGGCCCGCAGTCAGACCAACGTGCAGGACGTCGCCCAGCGCGCGCCCAGCGTCAGCTTCTCGGCCGGCGGCCAGGGCGGCGGGGCGCAGACCGCGGCGGTGAACATCCGCGGCATCGGCCAGAGCGACTTCCAGTTCCCGAACGAGCCGGGCGTCGGCATCTATATCGACGACGTCTATTACGGCATCTCGTTCGGCACCGCCTTCGACCTCGTCGATCTCGACCGGGTCGAGATCCTGCGGGGGCCGCAGGGCACGCTTTCGGGCAAAAACTCGATCGGCGGCTCGATCAAACTGTTCAGCCGCAAGCCGACCGACGATCCGGACGCCTATGTCGAAATGACCGCTGGTTCGTTCGACCGCATCGGGATCAAGGCCGCGACCAATGTCACGATCGTGCCCGACAAGCTCTATGTCCGCCTGACCGGCATCGGCAAATATGTCGACGGCTATGTGAAACGGCTCGACTATGAATGCGCGACCGGCAATGCGGCTCCGGGCGGCACCTTCGCCACCAGCGACGACAAATGCGTGATCGGCACCGAAGGCGGGCAGAAGGTCCTCGCCGGGCGCGCCGCGGTGCGCTGGATCGTCAACGACCGGATCGAAAACAATCTGGTCGCCGACGTCACCCGCGACCGGTCGGAAGCCTCGCCCGCCAAGGCGATCTACCTGCCGGCCTCCGCGACCGGCGGCGTCGATTACATGACCGGGCCGCATGACTACACCAACTATTCGACCTACACCGGCTATCCGGGCACCGATCAGCAGTACACGCTCGACGCGATCAGCTATCTCAACAGCTGGGGCGTCTCGAACAATCTCGCGATCGAGCTGACCGACGATCTCAAGCTGACCTCGATCACCGCCTTCCGCCATGCGGACGGGCAGAGCGCGTGGGATGGCGACAACAGCCCGGTCAATCTGGCGAATAACTGGAGCACCTTCGACCACGACCAGTTCACCCAGGAACTGCGCCTCTCGGCCACGCTCGGCAACCTCGCCGATATCACCGTCGGCGGCTATTATTACGACGCGCACAGCCATGTCGGCGGCCGGGTTAACGTCGGCGCGGCCGGGCTCGACTTCGTCTCGCACGATCCGTTCGACCAGACCTCCAAGTCGGTCTTCGCCCACGGCGTGCTGCACGTGACCGACCGGTTCAACCTGACCGGCGGCCTGCGCTACACCAAGGAAGACAAGACCTACACCTTCAGCCGCACCAGCCCGATCGCCGGGGTGCCGACCGACTTCCGCGTTGCCGCGCTCGACGGGCAGGAGAAGGGCTTTTCGGGCGACCGGATCGACTGGCGCGTGGCGGCCGATTACGAAGTGCTCGACGACATCCGCCTCTACGGCCAGGTCTCGACCGGCTTCAAGGGCGGCGGTGTGAACCCGCGGCCCTATTATGTCGAGCAGCTCGTGCCCTATGAGCAGGAAACCGCGACCTCCTACGAGGCCGGGATCAAGACCATGCTGTTCGACCGCAAGCTGCGGCTGAACGGCGCCTATTACCACACCGACTACAACAACTATCAGGGGCAGGTGAGCATCTGCCACGACATCACCCCCTCCTATCTGTGGGGGACCCCGGGCGATCTCTGCGCGGCCACCCGCAATATCGGCAACGCGAAGATCGACGGCTTCGAGGTCGAGTTCGAAGCGCAGCCGGTCAAGGGCTTCTCGATCGACGGCTCGGCCAGCTACACCGACTTCCGCTTCACCGAATCGCTGCTCCCGGGCAGCGGGATCATTCCGGGCGTGACCAAAGCTCCGTTCGTGCCGAAGTGGAAATACGCTCTCGGCGCGCAGTACCAGATCGACCTGGGCGACAAGTTCGGTTCGCTGACGCCGCGCCTCGACTGGACCTGGCAGTCGAAAATGCAGAGCAATATCCCGAACAACGTGCCGGACTACCTGCTCGGCGAAGTCGAGGCGCGCGGACTGCTCAATGCCCGCCTGACCTACCGTTCGCCGGAAGACGACTGGGAAGTCGCGCTGGCGGTCACCAACGTCACCGACAAGTTCTATTACGTGACCAAGTACGACCGCGTGGTCCAGTCGGGCAATGCCTACGGCATGCCCGGCCGCCCGCGCGAGTTCATGCTCTCGGTCAAGCGCAACTTCTGA